The Lacrimispora xylanolytica genome has a segment encoding these proteins:
- a CDS encoding SGNH/GDSL hydrolase family protein, with translation MIKIRAITRQSVTIAWEVMEGVKKTRVYWSDRETGKENYRLMIESDLKEMDHYQLKRATSIPHYFLVVQSDETGTVREETFVTPVHFFQEEQIESINRGLVAVKTGEGIFLSWRFLIHEVTGYKEAKQGLTGADFVVYREGKHVAKVTDSTNYLDREGRESDRYQVAPVINGVEDKACDPVRVWDHEYLDIPIKKPSPGVTPKGEEYTYSANDMSVADIDGDGEYEYLVKWDPSNSQDVSIKGYTGPCYIDCYKLDGTLLWRLDLGPNIRAGAHYTQFMCYDFNGDGKAEMALKTAPGTRMTLFGADGKETNSFYITMPEEDRKKGYSHKDSYVCSASDYRDHLIQTFCQWQDHPEVKSGRWPGTLEECFHIPPMAFYPLNQEEGARLADYFLDEYAPKRSSRNKLREFEGFIYKGPEYLTMFSGDGREMETIPFPFDREDDGLLWGDYSGNRIEPCNRVDRFLSGVAYLDGKRPYLIICRGYYTRSSIAAYDFFKNCFHQVWTVDSGFVPMDNPFADNPHGGRGTDPVYGSLAGQGNHSLSVCDVDGDGCMEIIYGAACIDHDGSLLYSSHDKLPDGRTAKLGHGDAMHVADIDPDRPGYEIFNVFEGAEEAPYGYALRDAESGEVIFGEYATKDLGRCMVGDVIPEARGLQCWVNGVGTYDCHGRLLKKETLGTNMSIRWSGDLTTQITDGEDYLKQSPTGVINDFIHKTMLEPLGTKTNNGTKGNPCLVADIFGDFREELLLRTEDSSAIRIYTNTQMTNHKLITLMQDTQYRCGVAWQNNCYNQPCYPKFYYGSDMEVSQVLPYMKRRPALFIAGDSTNQTYWNQEVKTTGIGEKLISHLDPGNLYEVRRQKESGFSNEAWYQSRHLIVDNCAMAGRSTKSFLKEGRLDDIKARMKEGDYLLIQFGHNDASANKPERYVPVSEFADYLKLYAKAARERGALPVLVSPVCICPTRDRKDGERGEIEELLPEYASEMERFAGKEGVPFVNLYQKSLEYCIQAGEENALELYIEDQVHLSEKGADCYAGLLAEDLKSFIMGTDMEG, from the coding sequence ATGATAAAAATAAGAGCCATAACCAGGCAGTCCGTAACCATTGCCTGGGAAGTCATGGAAGGGGTAAAAAAGACAAGAGTCTACTGGTCAGACAGGGAGACCGGGAAAGAAAATTACCGCTTGATGATTGAGAGTGATTTAAAAGAAATGGACCATTATCAGCTTAAGCGGGCCACCAGCATACCCCATTATTTCCTGGTGGTTCAGTCAGATGAGACAGGAACGGTTCGGGAAGAAACCTTTGTAACTCCCGTTCATTTCTTCCAGGAAGAACAGATAGAATCAATTAACCGGGGACTTGTGGCGGTAAAAACAGGAGAAGGAATATTCTTAAGCTGGCGCTTTCTTATCCATGAAGTGACAGGATACAAGGAAGCGAAACAGGGGCTGACCGGAGCAGACTTTGTCGTGTACCGGGAAGGAAAGCATGTGGCAAAGGTAACGGACAGCACCAACTATTTAGACCGGGAAGGAAGGGAGTCAGACAGATACCAGGTGGCGCCTGTGATCAATGGGGTGGAAGATAAAGCCTGTGATCCTGTAAGGGTCTGGGATCATGAATATCTTGATATTCCAATAAAAAAGCCTTCACCTGGAGTGACGCCAAAGGGGGAGGAATATACCTACTCCGCCAACGACATGTCAGTGGCTGATATAGACGGAGATGGTGAATACGAATACCTTGTAAAATGGGATCCATCAAACTCCCAGGACGTTTCGATCAAAGGGTATACCGGACCTTGCTACATTGATTGCTACAAGCTTGATGGAACTCTTTTATGGCGTCTGGATCTGGGACCAAATATCAGGGCTGGTGCTCATTACACCCAGTTTATGTGTTACGACTTTAATGGAGATGGTAAGGCAGAGATGGCCTTAAAAACTGCCCCGGGTACCCGTATGACACTATTTGGAGCGGATGGGAAGGAAACCAACTCCTTTTATATCACCATGCCGGAAGAGGATAGAAAGAAAGGATACAGCCACAAGGATTCCTATGTGTGCAGTGCTTCTGATTACCGGGACCACCTCATTCAGACCTTTTGCCAGTGGCAGGACCACCCGGAGGTAAAAAGCGGTCGTTGGCCGGGGACTTTAGAGGAATGCTTCCACATACCGCCTATGGCGTTCTATCCACTGAATCAGGAGGAAGGGGCACGTCTGGCAGATTATTTTCTGGATGAGTATGCACCTAAGAGAAGTTCAAGAAATAAGCTTCGGGAGTTTGAGGGCTTTATTTATAAAGGCCCGGAGTATTTAACCATGTTCTCCGGAGATGGAAGAGAGATGGAAACCATTCCATTTCCTTTTGACAGGGAAGATGACGGTCTGCTTTGGGGAGATTATTCCGGAAATCGAATCGAGCCATGCAACCGGGTGGACCGGTTTTTATCCGGCGTAGCTTACTTAGATGGAAAACGGCCATACCTCATCATTTGCCGGGGATATTATACCAGGTCTTCCATAGCTGCCTACGACTTTTTTAAGAACTGTTTTCATCAGGTATGGACGGTTGACAGTGGATTTGTGCCAATGGATAATCCATTTGCTGATAACCCTCATGGTGGAAGAGGGACAGATCCTGTCTATGGTTCTCTGGCGGGGCAGGGCAACCATTCCTTGTCTGTCTGCGATGTAGATGGGGACGGCTGTATGGAGATTATCTACGGGGCAGCCTGTATTGACCATGACGGAAGTCTGCTTTACAGCTCTCACGATAAGCTGCCGGACGGACGGACGGCTAAGCTTGGCCATGGAGATGCCATGCATGTGGCTGATATTGACCCGGACCGACCAGGCTATGAAATCTTCAATGTGTTTGAAGGCGCAGAGGAGGCACCTTATGGATATGCCCTCCGGGACGCAGAAAGCGGAGAAGTCATATTCGGGGAATATGCTACAAAGGATTTAGGCAGGTGTATGGTGGGAGATGTGATTCCAGAGGCAAGGGGATTGCAGTGCTGGGTCAATGGAGTCGGTACCTATGATTGCCATGGGAGATTACTGAAAAAAGAGACCCTTGGTACCAATATGTCCATTCGATGGTCTGGTGATTTAACCACTCAGATCACAGACGGAGAGGACTACTTAAAACAATCTCCCACTGGTGTGATCAATGATTTTATCCATAAGACCATGTTAGAGCCATTGGGAACAAAGACCAATAACGGGACCAAGGGAAACCCTTGCCTAGTGGCTGATATCTTTGGAGATTTCAGGGAAGAGCTGCTTTTGCGGACGGAGGACAGCAGTGCCATTCGAATTTATACCAACACCCAGATGACGAACCACAAGCTCATAACCCTGATGCAGGATACTCAATACCGCTGCGGTGTGGCCTGGCAGAACAATTGTTATAATCAGCCCTGCTATCCCAAGTTTTACTATGGATCTGATATGGAGGTAAGCCAGGTACTTCCTTATATGAAACGCAGGCCAGCACTTTTTATCGCCGGAGACTCCACGAACCAGACTTATTGGAACCAGGAGGTAAAAACAACGGGAATTGGAGAAAAGCTGATATCTCATCTGGACCCAGGAAACCTTTATGAGGTCCGCAGACAAAAAGAGTCCGGTTTTTCCAATGAGGCCTGGTATCAGAGCAGACATTTGATCGTGGATAACTGCGCTATGGCTGGAAGGTCCACAAAAAGCTTTCTAAAGGAAGGACGCTTGGATGATATAAAGGCCAGAATGAAGGAAGGGGATTATCTTCTCATTCAGTTTGGACATAACGATGCTTCCGCAAATAAACCGGAGCGTTATGTGCCGGTATCAGAATTTGCCGATTACCTAAAACTCTATGCAAAGGCGGCAAGGGAGCGGGGAGCATTGCCTGTACTGGTGTCTCCTGTCTGCATCTGTCCAACCAGAGATAGAAAAGATGGAGAGAGAGGGGAGATAGAAGAACTTCTGCCGGAATACGCCAGTGAGATGGAACGGTTTGCAGGGAAAGAAGGAGTTCCTTTTGTCAATCTATATCAAAAGTCATTAGAATACTGTATACAAGCAGGGGAGGAAAATGCCCTGGAGCTTTACATAGAAGATCAGGTTCATTTATCAGAAAAAGGAGCTGATTGCTACGCCGGGTTATTGGCAGAAGATCTAAAATCATTTATAATGGGAACAGATATGGAGGGATAA